A single region of the Enterococcus mundtii genome encodes:
- a CDS encoding tRNA (adenine(22)-N(1))-methyltransferase — MNHTELSKRLETVGRFVPEAARLADIGSDHAYLPVALMLKGKIDFAIAGEVVKGPFESAKRQVMKNGLSERIEVRLANGLEAIEKDDQISAITIAGMGGSLIRDILESGRQNQRLSGEERLILQPNIGEKTLRTWLKENNYQIIAEEIIEENKKIYEIIVAEKKEQPIDYSEKELMFGPFLLEEKNAAFSAKWQRELKQREVILEQLKNASEQNRYETIQQEVEWIKEVL; from the coding sequence ATGAATCACACAGAGTTATCGAAACGTCTTGAAACTGTCGGACGTTTTGTACCGGAAGCTGCTCGTTTAGCAGATATCGGTTCAGATCATGCGTACTTACCCGTCGCATTGATGCTAAAAGGGAAAATCGACTTTGCTATAGCTGGAGAAGTCGTTAAAGGACCTTTTGAATCGGCAAAACGACAGGTGATGAAAAATGGACTGTCTGAGCGAATCGAGGTACGCTTGGCCAATGGATTAGAGGCCATCGAAAAGGACGATCAAATCAGCGCGATCACGATTGCTGGCATGGGAGGCTCTTTGATTCGCGACATCTTAGAATCTGGTCGACAAAACCAGCGCTTATCGGGAGAAGAACGTTTGATTCTACAGCCCAATATTGGCGAAAAAACTTTAAGAACGTGGCTGAAAGAAAATAACTATCAGATCATTGCAGAAGAAATCATCGAAGAAAACAAAAAAATCTATGAGATCATCGTAGCTGAAAAGAAAGAACAGCCCATCGACTATTCTGAAAAAGAGCTGATGTTTGGGCCATTCTTACTCGAAGAGAAAAACGCTGCTTTTTCGGCAAAATGGCAACGTGAGCTTAAACAACGTGAAGTGATCTTAGAGCAATTAAAAAATGCGAGTGAACAAAACAGATATGAGACAATCCAACAAGAGGTGGAATGGATCAAGGAGGTTTTATGA
- the mutM gene encoding DNA-formamidopyrimidine glycosylase, producing MPELPEVETVRRGLEKLVKNKKIKNVQVLWPKIIEQPEVPIFEATLIGETIESIGRRGKFLIFHLSHYEMISHLRMEGKYQYFEKEEPIDKHTHVIFSFEDGSQLRYHDVRKFGRMTIVEKGASNTYKGILKLGPEPLPDLFLLKDFTVGLQKSHKAIKPLLLDQKLVTGLGNIYVDEALWEAKIHPEQPADSLRPKEIKLLRQAIIDVLSRAVEAGGTTIRSYLNALGESGSFQVALHVYGQTGEACIRCQTPIVKTKVAQRGTHYCPTCQKLRIPK from the coding sequence ATGCCCGAATTACCAGAAGTTGAAACTGTCCGTAGAGGATTAGAAAAATTAGTGAAAAACAAAAAAATAAAAAACGTCCAAGTGCTATGGCCGAAAATCATTGAACAACCGGAGGTACCGATTTTTGAAGCAACGTTAATTGGTGAAACGATCGAATCGATCGGTCGCAGAGGGAAATTTTTGATTTTTCACTTGAGTCATTATGAAATGATTTCCCATTTACGGATGGAGGGGAAATATCAATATTTTGAAAAAGAAGAACCGATCGACAAACACACACATGTGATTTTTTCTTTTGAAGATGGCAGCCAATTACGATACCACGATGTACGGAAATTCGGCCGCATGACGATCGTTGAAAAAGGAGCGAGCAATACCTATAAAGGAATCTTGAAATTAGGTCCAGAGCCTTTACCAGATTTATTCTTATTAAAAGACTTTACCGTAGGGCTACAAAAGTCACACAAAGCCATCAAACCTTTATTACTTGATCAAAAGTTGGTCACAGGACTAGGAAATATCTACGTAGATGAAGCATTATGGGAAGCGAAGATCCATCCAGAGCAACCAGCTGATTCTTTACGCCCAAAAGAAATCAAATTACTCCGTCAAGCAATCATCGATGTGTTGTCACGAGCAGTTGAAGCAGGGGGAACAACGATCCGAAGTTATCTCAATGCGTTAGGTGAGTCAGGGAGTTTCCAAGTGGCTTTACATGTCTATGGACAGACAGGAGAAGCATGTATTCGTTGTCAAACACCAATCGTGAAAACGAAAGTTGCGCAAAGGGGGACGCACTATTGTCCAACATGTCAGAAATTAAGAATACCCAAGTAG
- the polA gene encoding DNA polymerase I, whose protein sequence is MTKNKLLLVDGNSVAFRAFFALHNSLERFKNRNGLHTNAIYAFHNMFENVMQKEQPTHVLVAFDAGKTTFRTEMYAEYKGGRSKTPGEFKEQMPYIRELLTGLGVKYYELPNYEADDIIGTLAEKVDKEIFDVVVLSGDRDLTQLASKEIKVDITVKGVSDIESYTPEHVAEKYDGLTPKQIIDMKGLAGDASDNIPGVTKIGEKTAIKLLNQYGSVEGIYEHIDEMKQSKMKENLINDKEQAFLSKKLATIDTDAPVEVDIDSLAYQGKDLDKLVPFFKEMDFKQFLAKLDVVEEQVEMKDILFEVVHEYDESMFQTNMALYVEMMGDNYHTEDIVGVAWGTPEKIYVTNDLAIFENETFLSWVGDKTRLKNVYDAKRTYVALNRYAAKLQGIDFDVLLGAYLLDTNEKSEDIEGIASHYGYHDIQSDEAIYGKGAKKGLPEDEEVFFAHLARKVSAINGLTPKLSQELAEKNQEDLFRKMELPLSIILAEMEISGIKVDATRLQEMKIEFSDRLREIERKIYEEAGEEFNLNSPKQLGVILFEKMGLPVIKKTKTGYSTAVDVLEQLREQAPIVDDILIYRQIAKIQSTYVEGLLKVIQSDGKVHTRYVQTLTQTGRLSSVDPNLQNIPIRLDEGRKIRQAFVPRNEDWLIYSSDYSQIELRVLAHISDDEHLKAAFLEGQDIHSSTAMRVFGIEKAEDVTPNMRRQAKAVNFGIVYGISDYGLSQNLGITRKAAQQYIDTYFEKYPGVKEYMERIVREAKDQGFVETLYHRRRYLPDINSRNYNIRSFAERTAINTPIQGSAADILKIAMIELDKRLKESDLQATMLLQVHDELVFEVPESELEMLDKLVSEVMEQAVALHVPLITDSSWGKTWYEAK, encoded by the coding sequence ATGACTAAAAATAAATTATTACTCGTTGACGGAAATAGTGTGGCCTTTCGTGCATTCTTTGCGTTGCACAATTCGTTGGAACGTTTTAAAAATCGTAATGGGTTGCATACCAACGCAATCTATGCGTTTCATAATATGTTTGAAAATGTCATGCAAAAAGAACAACCAACGCATGTTTTGGTTGCTTTTGATGCAGGGAAAACAACATTCCGAACAGAAATGTACGCAGAATACAAAGGTGGCCGTTCAAAGACACCGGGAGAATTCAAAGAACAAATGCCTTATATCCGTGAGCTTCTAACCGGTCTGGGTGTGAAGTATTACGAGTTACCGAACTATGAGGCAGACGATATCATCGGTACTTTGGCAGAAAAAGTGGATAAAGAAATATTCGATGTAGTTGTCTTGTCCGGTGACCGAGATTTAACACAATTGGCATCAAAAGAAATCAAAGTCGATATCACTGTGAAAGGTGTAAGTGATATTGAAAGTTATACGCCAGAACATGTGGCGGAAAAATATGATGGCCTTACACCGAAACAAATCATCGATATGAAGGGATTAGCAGGGGATGCTTCAGATAATATCCCTGGCGTAACAAAGATCGGTGAAAAAACAGCGATCAAATTATTGAATCAATATGGCTCTGTTGAAGGGATCTATGAACATATCGACGAAATGAAACAAAGTAAGATGAAAGAAAATCTGATCAATGACAAAGAGCAAGCTTTCTTGTCCAAAAAATTAGCAACGATCGATACCGATGCGCCAGTAGAAGTTGATATTGACTCCCTTGCCTATCAAGGAAAAGACTTAGATAAATTGGTGCCTTTCTTCAAGGAAATGGATTTCAAACAATTTCTTGCTAAATTAGATGTGGTCGAAGAACAAGTAGAAATGAAAGATATTTTGTTTGAAGTGGTCCATGAATATGATGAGAGCATGTTCCAGACAAATATGGCTTTATATGTTGAGATGATGGGCGACAACTATCATACAGAAGACATCGTTGGTGTGGCATGGGGAACACCAGAGAAAATCTATGTGACAAATGACTTAGCGATTTTTGAAAATGAAACCTTTCTTTCATGGGTCGGGGACAAGACTCGTCTGAAAAATGTATATGATGCTAAGCGTACGTATGTGGCATTGAACCGCTATGCAGCGAAATTACAAGGGATCGACTTTGATGTCTTACTAGGTGCTTATTTATTGGATACGAACGAGAAAAGTGAGGACATCGAAGGGATAGCGTCACATTACGGGTATCATGATATCCAATCGGATGAAGCAATCTACGGAAAAGGCGCGAAGAAAGGTCTACCAGAAGATGAAGAAGTTTTCTTTGCCCACCTAGCACGAAAAGTTTCAGCAATCAATGGTTTGACGCCTAAACTAAGTCAAGAATTAGCAGAAAAAAATCAAGAAGATCTTTTCCGAAAAATGGAATTACCTTTGTCGATCATCTTGGCTGAAATGGAAATCAGTGGGATCAAAGTGGATGCGACTCGTCTTCAAGAAATGAAAATCGAATTTTCGGATCGATTGAGAGAGATCGAACGAAAAATCTATGAAGAGGCTGGAGAAGAATTCAATCTAAACTCACCTAAACAATTAGGTGTGATCCTTTTTGAAAAGATGGGTCTTCCAGTGATCAAAAAAACCAAAACAGGCTATTCGACTGCGGTTGATGTCTTAGAACAATTGCGTGAGCAAGCACCGATCGTTGACGATATTTTGATTTATCGCCAAATCGCTAAAATCCAATCGACCTATGTCGAAGGTTTACTGAAAGTGATCCAATCGGACGGGAAAGTCCATACTCGCTATGTTCAAACATTGACGCAGACAGGCCGTTTGAGTTCAGTTGATCCCAACTTACAAAATATTCCGATCCGTTTAGATGAAGGTCGCAAGATCCGTCAAGCATTCGTTCCTAGAAACGAAGATTGGTTGATCTATTCTTCTGACTATTCTCAGATCGAATTACGTGTATTGGCGCATATCTCAGATGACGAGCATTTAAAAGCTGCCTTTTTAGAAGGACAAGATATCCATTCAAGTACAGCAATGCGTGTGTTCGGCATTGAAAAAGCCGAAGACGTCACACCAAATATGCGTCGTCAAGCGAAAGCAGTCAATTTCGGAATCGTTTATGGAATTTCTGATTATGGGTTATCACAAAACTTAGGCATTACGCGTAAAGCGGCTCAACAATATATCGATACGTACTTTGAAAAATATCCAGGTGTCAAAGAATACATGGAGCGTATTGTTCGTGAAGCGAAAGATCAAGGTTTTGTAGAAACGTTATACCATCGTCGTCGCTATTTACCAGATATCAATTCAAGGAACTACAACATTCGTTCATTTGCCGAACGAACAGCAATCAATACGCCGATCCAAGGAAGTGCGGCGGATATCCTGAAAATCGCCATGATCGAATTGGACAAACGCTTGAAAGAATCGGACTTGCAAGCGACGATGTTACTTCAAGTGCACGATGAATTAGTCTTTGAAGTGCCAGAAAGTGAATTAGAGATGTTAGATAAATTAGTCAGCGAAGTAATGGAACAGGCGGTTGCTTTACATGTTCCACTGATCACAGACAGCAGCTGGGGCAAAACATGGTATGAAGCCAAATAA
- a CDS encoding replication initiation and membrane attachment family protein, with protein MENAWKELQPKNIYQGRKSSPLKEEGKSALLSLYQPLIGGEALSLYLTLYSEISLETGVGPEGLHADLLSSLSCGLPQFYEARKKLEGIGLLEVYFKKDENLGNCFLYELLEPMDVPTFFNDTLLSFLLLEKVGERRFNQLTELFKPKNLSHEGYQKITKKFLEVYRFNETVYAANQEQVESIQQQFTTVEPKSLIADSDSFDWTFLTDWLKKQHINQLTEPVLQQAKTYQQLYGFDELTLGELLLQSFDFTTEEVSLKELQRIVLLRQQQQNTLRQSSNTLVTDQSAETGVPVNQALPSAAQQLIQVARQTPPMRYLEAIKKEKGGYVSKQENWLLQDLVTQSGLSSSVINILINYVLVIKNHASLNASFVNTIANEWAQKKISTPEEAIEHLHTLSTKAKQPKASKQNNTSNYRRNVRREKLPDWVNQPKDETQISTEKKAEIDRRFKEYLAKKEGES; from the coding sequence TTGGAAAATGCGTGGAAAGAATTACAACCGAAAAATATTTACCAAGGAAGAAAAAGCAGTCCTTTAAAAGAAGAAGGAAAGTCTGCCTTGTTATCCCTTTACCAACCATTGATCGGGGGAGAAGCGTTGAGTCTTTACTTGACGTTGTATTCGGAGATCTCGCTAGAAACTGGCGTAGGTCCTGAAGGATTACACGCCGATTTATTGAGTAGTCTAAGTTGTGGATTACCGCAATTTTATGAGGCACGAAAAAAATTAGAAGGAATCGGTCTTTTAGAAGTCTATTTCAAAAAAGATGAAAATTTGGGTAATTGTTTTCTTTATGAGTTGCTAGAACCGATGGACGTTCCTACGTTTTTCAATGACACGTTACTTTCTTTTTTACTTTTAGAAAAAGTTGGCGAACGTCGATTCAACCAATTGACGGAATTATTTAAGCCAAAAAATCTTTCGCATGAAGGCTATCAAAAAATCACTAAGAAGTTTTTGGAAGTCTATCGGTTCAATGAAACAGTCTATGCAGCAAACCAAGAACAAGTGGAATCGATCCAGCAACAATTCACAACTGTTGAACCCAAATCATTGATCGCAGATTCAGACTCGTTTGACTGGACGTTTTTAACCGATTGGTTGAAGAAACAACACATCAATCAGTTGACAGAACCAGTTCTGCAACAAGCGAAAACATACCAACAACTCTATGGCTTCGATGAACTGACTTTAGGAGAGTTGCTTCTACAGTCATTTGATTTTACGACAGAAGAAGTATCTTTAAAAGAACTCCAACGGATCGTCTTGTTACGGCAGCAACAGCAGAATACGTTGCGACAATCGAGCAACACTCTGGTTACCGATCAGTCTGCTGAAACAGGTGTCCCTGTCAATCAGGCGTTGCCTAGTGCTGCACAACAATTGATCCAAGTCGCACGCCAAACCCCACCGATGCGTTATCTCGAAGCGATAAAAAAAGAAAAAGGCGGGTATGTTTCCAAACAGGAAAATTGGTTGTTGCAAGATTTGGTCACTCAATCCGGTCTGTCTAGCAGTGTCATCAACATTTTGATCAACTATGTGTTAGTTATAAAAAACCATGCGAGCTTAAATGCGAGCTTCGTGAATACGATCGCTAATGAGTGGGCGCAAAAAAAAATCAGTACGCCAGAAGAAGCGATTGAACATCTCCATACATTGAGTACGAAAGCGAAACAACCGAAAGCGTCAAAACAAAACAACACGTCAAATTATCGCCGAAATGTAAGGCGAGAAAAATTGCCTGATTGGGTCAATCAACCAAAAGACGAAACGCAAATCAGTACAGAGAAAAAAGCCGAGATCGATCGTCGCTTCAAAGAGTATCTGGCTAAAAAGGAAGGTGAGAGCTAA
- the coaE gene encoding dephospho-CoA kinase (Dephospho-CoA kinase (CoaE) performs the final step in coenzyme A biosynthesis.), which produces MSEIKNTQVGFVLGLTGGIATGKSTAAAIFQQYGFPVIDADIVAREVVEPDTPGLQALVQAFGKEILQQDGQLDRAKLGQLIFGSVTAREQLNQVLDPFIRGRITEEITEKKAQYPLIVVDIPLLFEGQYDTQMDAVAVVYIPESQQIERLTVRNQLSKQEAEQRVKSQLSIEEKKQRADIVFDNRQTKEDLSAEIKKWLLLNRFL; this is translated from the coding sequence ATGTCAGAAATTAAGAATACCCAAGTAGGATTTGTTTTAGGTTTGACAGGGGGAATTGCGACAGGCAAGAGTACTGCCGCTGCTATTTTCCAACAATATGGCTTTCCAGTGATCGATGCCGATATAGTGGCAAGAGAGGTCGTTGAACCGGATACGCCAGGACTTCAAGCGTTGGTTCAAGCATTCGGCAAAGAGATCCTCCAACAAGATGGTCAGTTAGATCGGGCAAAACTTGGACAATTGATTTTCGGCTCTGTCACTGCACGTGAGCAATTGAATCAAGTATTAGATCCATTTATCCGTGGGAGAATCACTGAAGAAATCACAGAGAAGAAAGCACAATATCCGTTGATCGTTGTCGATATTCCTTTATTGTTTGAAGGACAGTATGATACACAAATGGATGCCGTCGCAGTTGTCTATATCCCAGAATCTCAGCAAATCGAACGCTTGACGGTACGCAATCAATTATCGAAGCAAGAAGCAGAACAACGGGTGAAAAGCCAACTGTCAATCGAGGAAAAGAAACAACGTGCGGATATCGTATTCGATAATCGCCAAACCAAGGAAGATTTATCCGCTGAAATCAAAAAATGGTTGTTGCTTAATCGCTTTCTTTGA
- a CDS encoding Nif3-like dinuclear metal center hexameric protein, giving the protein MSIKAQDFIKKFESYCPQWLAEEGDPVGLHIGTLDKPIQRVMMTLDVRPEVVAEAIEKKIDLLIAKHPPIFRPVKRLITDSPQEKMYADLLKHDIAVYAAHTNMDIIEDGLNDWFCEQLGIEVTGHLVRTHERGYKKLISYLPVEDAPRLRAALAKAGAGEQGEYDSTSFTSIGQGRFRPKAGANPTIGEVGRGEQVQEAKVEVIFPENIEEKVLQAMFAAHPYEEPAFDLFSIDAPVKTWGLGRIGELAKEQSLDNFAAHVKEVFQLKGLRVVRPTTSPQKMIKRVAICGGSGEKFYPAALAQGADVYITGDIYFHTAQDMQSAGLAAIDPGHYIESLCKEKFVEKFEKWKNEENWTVDFFVSETSTNPFEFK; this is encoded by the coding sequence ATGTCCATTAAAGCACAAGATTTCATCAAAAAATTTGAAAGCTATTGCCCGCAATGGTTAGCAGAAGAAGGCGATCCAGTTGGGTTGCACATCGGCACCTTGGACAAACCGATCCAACGTGTGATGATGACTTTAGATGTCCGACCAGAAGTGGTGGCAGAAGCCATTGAGAAAAAGATCGATCTTTTGATTGCAAAACATCCCCCGATTTTTAGACCAGTCAAACGCTTGATTACTGATTCTCCACAAGAAAAAATGTACGCTGATTTGTTGAAACATGATATTGCAGTCTATGCAGCCCACACAAACATGGATATCATTGAAGATGGGTTGAACGATTGGTTTTGTGAGCAATTAGGAATTGAGGTCACAGGTCATCTTGTTCGAACACATGAACGTGGCTACAAAAAATTGATCAGTTATCTTCCAGTGGAGGATGCTCCGCGTTTAAGAGCTGCCTTAGCAAAAGCGGGTGCCGGAGAACAAGGAGAGTATGATAGTACAAGTTTTACCTCGATTGGCCAAGGTCGATTCCGTCCAAAAGCTGGAGCGAATCCAACAATTGGTGAAGTCGGCCGTGGGGAACAAGTCCAAGAAGCCAAAGTCGAAGTGATCTTCCCAGAAAATATAGAAGAGAAAGTCTTACAAGCGATGTTTGCAGCACATCCTTACGAAGAACCAGCATTTGATTTGTTCTCGATCGATGCACCAGTTAAAACCTGGGGATTAGGTCGTATTGGGGAACTAGCAAAAGAACAGAGCTTGGATAATTTCGCAGCCCATGTAAAAGAAGTTTTTCAATTGAAAGGTTTACGTGTGGTTCGCCCAACGACAAGTCCACAAAAAATGATCAAACGAGTCGCTATTTGTGGTGGAAGTGGTGAGAAGTTTTATCCCGCAGCCTTGGCTCAAGGAGCGGATGTCTATATTACTGGCGATATTTATTTCCATACAGCGCAAGATATGCAAAGTGCGGGATTAGCTGCAATTGATCCTGGCCATTATATCGAATCATTGTGTAAGGAAAAATTTGTAGAGAAGTTTGAAAAGTGGAAAAACGAAGAGAATTGGACGGTTGACTTTTTTGTTTCAGAAACATCGACCAATCCATTTGAATTTAAATAA
- the dnaI gene encoding primosomal protein DnaI, whose amino-acid sequence MEDVGKELKKIISKRNYQEKYSEMIAEVLNDADVQAFLSAHQDRLTQADIEKSYAKLYEYVQEKRKYQTNDPTMIAPGYEPKLTLNFHYVDVTYVPTEALLARQKQEEIKSRVKAMDMPKDIQSASFENFERTDGRGYASLEALDFVEQYSADPKSFHKGLYLVGSFGIGKTYLLGATAKELAVKGFTTTLVHFPTFAVEMKQAIGKDQVAEKLDAVKKSPILMIDDIGADAMSSWIRDEVFGVILQYRMQEQLPTFFSSNFTMNELEQHLTVTQRGDEEPLKAKRIMERIRYLTKEIEMTGRNRRNG is encoded by the coding sequence ATGGAAGATGTGGGAAAAGAACTGAAGAAAATCATCAGTAAACGCAACTACCAAGAAAAGTATTCCGAGATGATTGCTGAAGTTTTGAATGATGCGGATGTTCAAGCCTTTCTGTCAGCCCATCAAGACCGATTGACGCAAGCGGATATCGAAAAAAGTTATGCCAAACTCTATGAGTATGTCCAAGAAAAAAGAAAATATCAAACGAACGATCCAACCATGATCGCTCCCGGATATGAACCAAAATTGACATTGAATTTCCACTATGTCGACGTCACCTACGTGCCGACAGAAGCACTCTTAGCTCGTCAAAAACAAGAAGAGATCAAGAGTCGTGTGAAAGCAATGGATATGCCCAAAGACATCCAATCTGCTTCCTTTGAAAATTTTGAACGAACAGATGGACGTGGCTATGCAAGCTTGGAAGCATTAGACTTCGTTGAACAATATTCAGCTGATCCTAAAAGCTTTCACAAAGGGTTGTACTTGGTCGGAAGTTTTGGTATCGGGAAAACCTATCTTTTAGGTGCAACAGCGAAAGAATTGGCAGTCAAAGGATTCACCACAACGTTGGTTCATTTTCCAACATTTGCAGTGGAAATGAAGCAAGCCATCGGTAAAGATCAAGTGGCTGAGAAGTTAGATGCGGTGAAGAAATCGCCGATCTTGATGATCGATGATATTGGAGCGGATGCGATGAGTAGTTGGATCCGTGACGAAGTATTTGGTGTCATCTTACAGTATCGGATGCAAGAACAATTGCCAACGTTCTTTTCTTCAAACTTCACGATGAACGAATTAGAACAGCATTTGACGGTGACACAACGAGGCGATGAGGAACCGTTGAAAGCCAAACGGATCATGGAACGAATCCGCTATTTGACAAAAGAAATCGAAATGACAGGCCGAAATCGCCGAAATGGCTAA
- the nrdR gene encoding transcriptional regulator NrdR — MRCPRCQHNNSRVIDSRQADDGRAIRRRRECEKCSFRFTTFERIEAAPLLVIKKNGEREEFNRDKILRGLIRSAEKRPVAMEQMEQIVNHVENRVRSLGENEVSTNLIGEYVMEDLVNLDEIAYIRFASVYRQFKDMSVFLKELQDIVDKAKDTSNSENDA, encoded by the coding sequence ATGAGATGTCCTAGATGTCAACATAATAACTCAAGAGTGATCGATAGTCGTCAAGCTGACGATGGTCGAGCGATAAGAAGACGCCGTGAGTGCGAAAAATGTTCCTTCCGTTTTACAACCTTTGAACGAATTGAAGCGGCACCTTTATTAGTCATCAAGAAAAATGGTGAACGAGAAGAATTCAATCGTGACAAGATTTTACGTGGATTGATCCGTTCTGCCGAAAAACGGCCAGTAGCGATGGAACAAATGGAACAGATCGTCAACCATGTTGAAAATCGTGTAAGAAGTCTTGGCGAAAATGAGGTTTCAACTAATCTGATCGGTGAATACGTCATGGAAGATTTAGTGAACTTAGATGAAATCGCCTATATTCGTTTTGCGAGTGTCTATCGTCAATTCAAAGATATGTCTGTCTTTTTGAAAGAATTACAAGACATTGTTGATAAAGCAAAAGATACGAGTAATAGTGAAAATGATGCGTAA
- a CDS encoding CsbD family protein, which produces MGTFKNQKDKVVGSAKEKIGEILHKEDLQEKGQIQAEEGKIREGEYRARIAELEDQHVEKESKRQDLTTERKDPETSPEVNQDPQFDHRSTEQKIEEERMKHYTGIEDKL; this is translated from the coding sequence ATGGGTACATTCAAAAACCAAAAAGATAAAGTAGTAGGTTCTGCGAAAGAAAAAATTGGTGAGATTCTCCACAAAGAAGATTTACAGGAAAAGGGACAGATCCAAGCAGAAGAAGGTAAAATTCGTGAAGGTGAATACCGGGCGAGAATTGCTGAGTTAGAAGACCAACATGTCGAAAAAGAATCCAAGCGACAGGACTTAACCACAGAACGCAAAGATCCGGAAACAAGTCCTGAAGTAAACCAAGACCCCCAATTCGATCATCGTTCAACAGAACAAAAAATCGAAGAAGAACGAATGAAACATTACACGGGAATCGAAGATAAACTATAG
- the pepT gene encoding peptidase T — protein MYENLLPRFLRYVKTETQSDPTSYTTPSTQTQVEFAQVLKKELEDLGLSDVTYNTENGFVIATLPSNIDHDVRSIGFIAHMDTADFNAVGVNPQIIENYDGESTIVLDKEGRFTLNVKDFPNLKNYDGHTLITTDGTTLLGADDKAGIAEIMTAMEILLKNPSIPHGEIKVAFGPDEEIGVGADKFDVEQFNVDFAYTIDGGPLGELQYETFSAAQANITIQGKNVHPGTAKNTMINALQLAIDFHNELPADEVPEKTDGYEGFFHLMALNGSPEEAKMSYIIRDHKRESFEARKAMITSIQEKMNQRFDQERIQVEMYDQYYNMREIIEKDMSIVDLAEKAMIELDIKPVIEPVRGGTDGSKISYLGIPTPNLFAGGENMHGRFEFVSLQVMEKATDVIVKIAELNTQV, from the coding sequence ATGTACGAGAACTTATTACCGCGATTTTTAAGATATGTCAAAACGGAAACACAATCCGATCCAACAAGTTATACTACGCCATCTACCCAAACGCAAGTAGAGTTTGCGCAAGTTTTGAAAAAAGAATTAGAAGATCTAGGCTTGTCTGATGTAACATATAATACAGAAAACGGTTTTGTGATAGCTACACTACCTAGTAATATCGATCATGACGTACGTTCGATTGGTTTTATTGCTCACATGGATACAGCTGATTTCAATGCAGTAGGTGTAAATCCTCAGATCATTGAAAATTATGATGGAGAATCAACGATCGTTCTAGATAAAGAAGGGCGCTTTACCTTGAATGTCAAAGATTTCCCTAATTTAAAAAATTATGATGGCCATACGTTGATCACAACTGATGGTACGACATTATTAGGCGCAGATGACAAAGCAGGTATTGCAGAAATCATGACAGCTATGGAGATTTTGTTGAAAAATCCTTCCATTCCTCATGGGGAGATCAAAGTCGCTTTTGGTCCAGATGAAGAAATCGGAGTTGGTGCGGACAAATTTGACGTAGAACAGTTCAACGTGGATTTTGCTTACACGATCGATGGTGGACCTTTAGGAGAGTTACAATACGAAACGTTTAGTGCAGCGCAAGCAAACATCACGATCCAAGGGAAAAATGTCCATCCCGGTACAGCGAAGAATACAATGATCAATGCTTTACAATTAGCGATCGACTTCCACAATGAATTGCCAGCTGATGAAGTTCCTGAAAAAACAGATGGTTATGAAGGATTCTTCCATTTGATGGCTTTGAATGGTAGTCCAGAAGAGGCGAAAATGAGCTATATCATCCGTGACCATAAACGTGAGTCATTTGAAGCAAGAAAAGCAATGATCACAAGCATTCAAGAAAAAATGAATCAACGGTTTGACCAAGAGCGTATTCAAGTAGAAATGTATGATCAATACTACAATATGCGTGAAATCATCGAAAAGGATATGAGTATCGTTGATCTAGCTGAAAAAGCAATGATCGAACTAGACATCAAGCCAGTGATCGAACCGGTACGTGGTGGGACAGATGGCTCAAAAATCTCTTATCTGGGGATACCAACACCAAATCTATTTGCAGGTGGCGAAAACATGCACGGACGTTTTGAATTTGTGTCTCTACAAGTCATGGAAAAAGCGACAGATGTCATTGTTAAAATCGCGGAGTTGAATACGCAGGTGTAA